The following proteins are co-located in the Bombus pascuorum chromosome 3, iyBomPasc1.1, whole genome shotgun sequence genome:
- the LOC132905164 gene encoding protein unzipped isoform X2 produces MSWQRVYLAVGLFGVLLLLTNADNSVHILSKYQQLVTSTALNWLPRAYYDPSKEIVIGGFAIEESEDNSFSNQAEKSERRRPLYVCRVLHTAVWVAGSQRGDDQRCTVTIHGNVQSYDKYDLLENVDSAARVNWEHWDKYKNTPVGAVAMEKMFIARHPAKTDKNASSPRYTHYIGTLTKSILGSISYVKDDGTEESAKDGDVLVETEPIYYDLENVKLNWPKMRVVNRTSLELDNATIVNDGTENATIAKAFGYKYKYSIYWGQGHAILKGLNTSITLTNGTVLPKIMWGTKETSNNTDIYTVKINLLPGTGINVSLIANYTSMEVPYSGKLISHYEDGETRSRQISGIRAEESMFDVKPIFGPIYFLANYSLVPTTTIPPTTEPSTTATPQNVSNDVRQNYDMEESEDHDENMIIPRKKSDLSNMQSDDGGPLSLKNKVEVTHSGASSLLRLNIGLPLLISLLTVVNKIT; encoded by the exons ATGTCTTGGCAAAGGGTTTACCTCGCTGTTGGACTGTTCGGTGTTCTGTTGTTGCTGACGAATGCAGACAACAGCGTGCACATTCTATCAAAGTATCAGCAATTGGTCACCTCGACCGCTCTGAACTGGCTTCCCCGTGCTTACTACGATCCATCCAAGGAAATAGTCATCGGCGGTTTTGCGATCGAAGAATCGGAAG ACAATTCGTTCAGTAATCAAGCGGAGAAATCGGAGAGAAGAAGGCCCCTGTACGTATGCAGAGTACTGCACACGGCCGTCTGGGTGGCTGGCAGCCAGAGGGGTGACGATCAACGATGCACAGTGACGATTCACGGTAACGTGCAGTCGTATGACAAATACGACCTGTTAGAAAATGTGGACAGTGCAGCCCGCGTCAACTGGGAACACTGGGACAAATACAAGAACACACCGGTTGGTGCCGTGGCCATGGAGAAGATGTTCATTGCGCGTCATCCCGCGAAAACTGACAAAAATGCGTCATCGCCAAGATACACCCATTACATTGGCACCTTGACTAAAAGTATTCTTGGGAGTATCAGCTACGTCAAAGAC GATGGTACCGAAGAATCCGCAAAGGATGGCGATGTCCTAGTCGAGACGGAACCGATCTACTACGATTTGGAAAACGTTAAATTGAATTGGCCTAAAATGCGAGTGGTTAATCGTACATCCCTTGAACTTGACAACGCGACTATCGTTAATGATGGAACGGAAAATGCGACAATAGCGAAAGCTTTTGGTTACAAGtacaaatattcaatttactGGGGTCAAGGTCATGCCATACTAAAAGGCTTAAACACATCAATTACATTGACGAACGGCACGGTTTTGCCGAAAATAATGTGGGGCACAAAGGAAACTAGTAATAATACCGACATATACAC GGTAAAAATTAATCTCCTGCCTGGTACAGGAATAAACGTGAGTCTGATAGCGAACTACACCTCCATGGAGGTACCCTATTccggaaaattaatttcccatTACGAGGATGGAGAGACGAGGTCTCGCCAGATAAGCGGCATTCGCGCCGAAGAGAGCATGTTCGATGTAAAACCCATATTTGGACCCATTTATTTCCTTGCCAATTATAGCCTAGTTCCTACCACCACCATACCACCTACCACGGAACCGAGCACCACCGCAACCCCGCAGAACGTAAGCAACGACGTTCGACAGAATTACGATATGGAAGAGAGCGAGGATCATGATGAGAACATGATTATACCACGGAAGAAATCGGATCTGTCTAACATGCAGAGCGATGACGGTGGACCGTTGTCGCTGAAGAACAAGGTAGAGGTGACGCACTCCGGAGCGTCGTCTCTTCTTAGATTAAACATAGGATTGcctttattaatttcgttactAACGGTCGTCAATAAAATTACGTGA
- the LOC132905164 gene encoding protein unzipped isoform X1: MDMSWQRVYLAVGLFGVLLLLTNADNSVHILSKYQQLVTSTALNWLPRAYYDPSKEIVIGGFAIEESEDNSFSNQAEKSERRRPLYVCRVLHTAVWVAGSQRGDDQRCTVTIHGNVQSYDKYDLLENVDSAARVNWEHWDKYKNTPVGAVAMEKMFIARHPAKTDKNASSPRYTHYIGTLTKSILGSISYVKDDGTEESAKDGDVLVETEPIYYDLENVKLNWPKMRVVNRTSLELDNATIVNDGTENATIAKAFGYKYKYSIYWGQGHAILKGLNTSITLTNGTVLPKIMWGTKETSNNTDIYTVKINLLPGTGINVSLIANYTSMEVPYSGKLISHYEDGETRSRQISGIRAEESMFDVKPIFGPIYFLANYSLVPTTTIPPTTEPSTTATPQNVSNDVRQNYDMEESEDHDENMIIPRKKSDLSNMQSDDGGPLSLKNKVEVTHSGASSLLRLNIGLPLLISLLTVVNKIT; this comes from the exons ATGTCTTGGCAAAGGGTTTACCTCGCTGTTGGACTGTTCGGTGTTCTGTTGTTGCTGACGAATGCAGACAACAGCGTGCACATTCTATCAAAGTATCAGCAATTGGTCACCTCGACCGCTCTGAACTGGCTTCCCCGTGCTTACTACGATCCATCCAAGGAAATAGTCATCGGCGGTTTTGCGATCGAAGAATCGGAAG ACAATTCGTTCAGTAATCAAGCGGAGAAATCGGAGAGAAGAAGGCCCCTGTACGTATGCAGAGTACTGCACACGGCCGTCTGGGTGGCTGGCAGCCAGAGGGGTGACGATCAACGATGCACAGTGACGATTCACGGTAACGTGCAGTCGTATGACAAATACGACCTGTTAGAAAATGTGGACAGTGCAGCCCGCGTCAACTGGGAACACTGGGACAAATACAAGAACACACCGGTTGGTGCCGTGGCCATGGAGAAGATGTTCATTGCGCGTCATCCCGCGAAAACTGACAAAAATGCGTCATCGCCAAGATACACCCATTACATTGGCACCTTGACTAAAAGTATTCTTGGGAGTATCAGCTACGTCAAAGAC GATGGTACCGAAGAATCCGCAAAGGATGGCGATGTCCTAGTCGAGACGGAACCGATCTACTACGATTTGGAAAACGTTAAATTGAATTGGCCTAAAATGCGAGTGGTTAATCGTACATCCCTTGAACTTGACAACGCGACTATCGTTAATGATGGAACGGAAAATGCGACAATAGCGAAAGCTTTTGGTTACAAGtacaaatattcaatttactGGGGTCAAGGTCATGCCATACTAAAAGGCTTAAACACATCAATTACATTGACGAACGGCACGGTTTTGCCGAAAATAATGTGGGGCACAAAGGAAACTAGTAATAATACCGACATATACAC GGTAAAAATTAATCTCCTGCCTGGTACAGGAATAAACGTGAGTCTGATAGCGAACTACACCTCCATGGAGGTACCCTATTccggaaaattaatttcccatTACGAGGATGGAGAGACGAGGTCTCGCCAGATAAGCGGCATTCGCGCCGAAGAGAGCATGTTCGATGTAAAACCCATATTTGGACCCATTTATTTCCTTGCCAATTATAGCCTAGTTCCTACCACCACCATACCACCTACCACGGAACCGAGCACCACCGCAACCCCGCAGAACGTAAGCAACGACGTTCGACAGAATTACGATATGGAAGAGAGCGAGGATCATGATGAGAACATGATTATACCACGGAAGAAATCGGATCTGTCTAACATGCAGAGCGATGACGGTGGACCGTTGTCGCTGAAGAACAAGGTAGAGGTGACGCACTCCGGAGCGTCGTCTCTTCTTAGATTAAACATAGGATTGcctttattaatttcgttactAACGGTCGTCAATAAAATTACGTGA